A single region of the Gasterosteus aculeatus chromosome 1, fGasAcu3.hap1.1, whole genome shotgun sequence genome encodes:
- the bco1l gene encoding beta,beta-carotene 15,15'-dioxygenase, giving the protein MQSIFARNGFETPEPVKAQVNGSIPPWLQGTLLRNGPGLFSVGDSEYNHWFDGMSLIHSFTFSQGQVTYRSKFLKSETYKRNIKANRIVVSEFGTMIYPDPCKNIFSRAFTHLSNIIPDFTDNNLINIVRYGQDYYASSEVNYMNQIDPDTLETIGRINYRNHIALNLATAHPHYDNEGNTYNMGTAIMGMGLPKYVIFKVPADASDNKNKKPALRKVQQVCSIPFRSTLFPSYYHSFGMTENYVVFVEQPFKLDIVKLATAYFRGVNWGSCLKFDKDDITLFHVVDKKTGKAVSTRFHGDPLVVFHHINAYEADGHVVLDLIAYRDSNLYDMFYLRNMRQESEALVESNKDCSPPVCQRFVLPLHTSKDAPGGSELVTLTDTTARAVKHEDGSVYCRPETLFEGLELPAINYGFNGKKYRYFYGSRMEWSPHPNKIAKFDIVTREHVEWRQENCFPSEPVFVASPGAVEEDDGVILSSVISPDPNISPFMLVLDARSLEEVARASIPAPVHMDLHGHFIAAPV; this is encoded by the exons ATGCAGTCGATTTTTGCAAGAAATGGATTCGAGACTCCAGAGCCGGTGAAAGCTCAGGTGAACG ggTCCATCCCACCATGGCTGCAGGGCACCCTGCTGAGGAACGGACCGGGTCTTTTCTCCGTGGGCGACTCGGAGTACAACCACTGGTTCGACGGCATGTCGCTCATTCACAGCTTCACCTTCAGCCAGG GTCAGGTGACCTACAGGAGTAAGTTTCTGAAGAGTGAGACGTACAAAAGGAACATCAAGGCCAACAGGATAGTTGTCTCAGAGTTTGGAACCATGATCTACCCGGATCCCTGCAAAAACATCTTTTCCAG GGCCTTCACGCACCTCAGCAACATCATACCCGACTTCACGGATAACAACTTGATCAACATCGTCCGCTACGGTCAAGACTACTACGCCTCCTCTGAGGTCAACTACATGAACCAGATTGATCCTGATACCTTGGAAACCATCGGTAGA AtcaactacaggaaccacatagcTCTGAACTTGGCGACGGCTCACCCCCACTACGACAACGAGGGCAACACCTACAACATGGGCACCGCCATCATGGGCATGGGCCTGCCCAAGTACGTCATCTTCAAAGTCCCGGCCGACGCCTCGG ACAACAAGAATAAGAAGCCGGCGCTGAGGAAAGTCCAGCAGGTGTGTTCGATCCCCTTCCGCTCCACCCTGTTCCCGAGCTACTACCACAGCTTCGGCATGACGGAGAACTACGTGGTGTTCGTGGAGCAGCCCTTCAAGCTGGATATCGTCAAACTGGCCACCGCCTACTTCAGAGGGGTCAACTGGGGCAGCTGCCTCAAGTTCGACAAGGACGACATT ACTTTGTTTCACGTCGTTGACAAGAAGACGGGGAAGGCCGTCTCCACCCGTTTCCACGGCGACCCACTGGTGGTCTTCCACCACATCAACGCCTACGAGGCCGACGGCCACGTGGTCCTCGACTTGATCGCCTACCGCGACAGCAACTTGTACGACATGTTCTACCTGCGCAACATGCGGCAGGAGAGCGAGGCCCTGGTGGAGAGCAACAAGGACTGCTCGCCGCCGGTGTGCCAGAGGTTCGTCCTGCCGCTCCACACCAGCAAG GACGCCCCCGGAGGATCCGAACTGGTGACCCTGACGGACACCACTGCCCGGGCGGTGAAGCACGAGGACGGCTCCGTCTACTGCCGGCCAGAAACGCTCTTTGAAG GTCTAGAGCTGCCAGCGATCAACTACGGCTTCAACGGCAAGAAGTACCGCTACTTCTACGGCTCCAGGATGGAGTGGTCGCCCCATCCCAACAAG ATCGCAAAGTTTGACATCGTCACCCGAGAGCACGTGGAGTGGCGGCAGGAGAACTGCTTCCCGTCGGAGCCGGTCTTCGTGGCGTCTCCGGGAGCCGTGGAGGAAGACGACG GCGTGATCTTGTCCTCCGTCATCTCGCCGGACCCAAACATCTCGCCGTTCATGCTCGTCCTCGACGCCAGGAGCTTGGAGGAGGTGGCCCGGGCCTCCATCCCGGCCCCCGTCCACATGGACCTCCACGGGCACTTCATCGCGGCCCCCGTGTGA